In Gordonia iterans, the following proteins share a genomic window:
- a CDS encoding ArsR/SmtB family transcription factor, whose amino-acid sequence MAHDGRPVADDGATGSAQLTQAEVAHWASRFALLGDPTRFALLVEMHAVPDSAVSELAARVGITENAASQALRVLRDEGWAVADRSGRTVHYRIVHDAVVHRILHDIVGVGHLLTGQGH is encoded by the coding sequence ATGGCCCACGACGGGCGGCCCGTGGCCGATGACGGCGCAACCGGGAGCGCCCAGCTCACGCAGGCCGAGGTCGCTCACTGGGCTTCGCGGTTCGCCCTGCTCGGTGACCCGACCCGGTTCGCGTTGCTGGTCGAGATGCACGCGGTCCCGGACTCCGCGGTGTCGGAGCTGGCCGCGCGCGTCGGCATCACCGAGAACGCCGCCTCGCAGGCGCTGCGCGTGCTGCGTGACGAGGGGTGGGCCGTGGCCGACAGATCCGGCCGCACTGTCCACTACCGGATCGTGCACGACGCCGTGGTGCACCGCATCCTGCACGACATCGTCGGCGTCGGGCACCTGCTGACGGGTCAGGGGCACTGA
- a CDS encoding FKBP-type peptidyl-prolyl cis-trans isomerase codes for MKRTALLLLPAAAALALTACSSDGDSYSVYDPSDLSCATTPAPADTKPEWTVKGATGEAQIAPATKEHGPFIKVDKPFTVTDTEVKTLVEGDGPEVAATDTVYVCYEGVNGRSGEVFDSAYQRGQATDFPVSGVVPGFQKALIGQKGGSSVAVVMTPADGYGPMGGNPPAILADDTLIFELKIAKVGE; via the coding sequence ATGAAACGCACAGCCCTGCTTCTGCTCCCGGCGGCCGCCGCCCTCGCTCTGACCGCTTGTTCCTCGGACGGCGACTCCTACTCGGTCTACGACCCGAGCGACCTGTCCTGCGCGACGACGCCGGCCCCGGCGGACACCAAGCCCGAGTGGACGGTCAAGGGAGCTACCGGAGAGGCCCAGATCGCCCCGGCGACCAAGGAGCACGGCCCGTTCATCAAGGTCGACAAGCCCTTCACCGTCACCGACACGGAAGTGAAGACCCTCGTCGAGGGCGACGGACCCGAGGTCGCCGCCACCGACACCGTGTACGTCTGCTACGAGGGTGTGAACGGCCGCAGCGGCGAGGTCTTCGACTCCGCCTACCAGCGCGGGCAGGCCACCGACTTCCCCGTCAGCGGTGTCGTTCCCGGCTTCCAGAAGGCGTTGATCGGGCAGAAGGGCGGCTCCTCGGTCGCAGTCGTGATGACACCCGCCGACGGCTACGGCCCGATGGGCGGCAACCCGCCCGCGATCCTCGCCGACGACACCCTGATCTTCGAGCTGAAGATCGCGAAGGTCGGCGAGTGA